The Pseudomonadota bacterium genome includes a region encoding these proteins:
- the purQ gene encoding phosphoribosylformylglycinamidine synthase subunit PurQ, with amino-acid sequence MIAVVRFPGSNCDDDCVRAVKHVGGAAASIVWHEDPLPVGTRAVVLPGGFSYGDYLRCGAIARFSRVMGDVRAFAERGGPVVGICNGFQVLVEAGMLPGALLPNASLRFVCRPVALEVIQTDTPFTRGYAQGTRITLPVAHGDGRYFADPDTLRQLSEQRRVVLRYAPGNNPNGALDDIAGICNEGRNVFGLMPHPERACDPLLGSADGAPMIAALIAACTEGVLA; translated from the coding sequence GTGATCGCGGTCGTCCGCTTTCCCGGCTCCAACTGTGATGACGACTGCGTGCGCGCCGTGAAACACGTCGGCGGGGCCGCCGCGTCCATCGTGTGGCACGAAGACCCGCTGCCCGTCGGCACCCGCGCCGTGGTTCTGCCCGGGGGCTTCTCGTACGGCGACTACCTTCGCTGCGGCGCCATCGCCCGCTTCTCGCGCGTGATGGGCGACGTGCGTGCGTTTGCCGAGCGCGGCGGACCCGTGGTCGGCATCTGCAACGGGTTTCAGGTGCTCGTCGAGGCGGGCATGCTGCCGGGCGCACTGCTGCCCAATGCGTCGCTGCGCTTCGTGTGCCGCCCTGTGGCGCTCGAAGTGATTCAGACCGATACCCCGTTCACGCGAGGCTATGCGCAGGGGACGCGCATCACCCTTCCGGTGGCGCACGGCGACGGCCGCTACTTCGCCGATCCGGACACGCTGCGCCAGCTCAGCGAGCAGCGACGTGTGGTGCTTCGCTACGCCCCGGGCAACAATCCGAACGGCGCCCTCGATGACATCGCCGGCATCTGCAACGAGGGTCGAAATGTCTTCGGTCTCATGCCTCACCCCGAGCGCGCGTGCGACCCCTTGCTCGGAAGCGCTGATGGCGCGCCCATGATTGCCGCGCTGATCGCGGCCTGCACGGAGGGGGTGCTCGCATGA
- the purS gene encoding phosphoribosylformylglycinamidine synthase subunit PurS, with amino-acid sequence MFVVEALVYLKSGVLDAPGQVVAESLHALGYDDVRGVRLGKAVRVEVDAADEATARERVREMGDRLLANPVVETFEIERVRAAVEA; translated from the coding sequence ATCTTTGTTGTTGAAGCCCTGGTGTATCTGAAGTCTGGCGTGCTCGATGCGCCGGGTCAGGTGGTGGCCGAGTCGCTGCACGCGCTCGGCTACGATGACGTGCGTGGCGTGCGCCTGGGAAAGGCCGTGCGCGTCGAGGTCGATGCCGCTGATGAGGCGACCGCCCGCGAGCGGGTTCGCGAGATGGGCGATCGGCTGCTGGCCAATCCCGTGGTCGAGACGTTCGAGATCGAGCGCGTGCGTGCGGCGGTGGAGGCGTGA